A part of Myxococcus landrumus genomic DNA contains:
- a CDS encoding S28 family serine protease yields MHTSKPSVVAWFLSTALLLQACGAPDLVETPEPGAQQPQTPLALERGADTSEDILVQLQAIPGLTVRREAPSPIPGTRFFLLSFQQPADHRQPAGEQFPLRLWLLHRSVSAPMALLSTGYGGVGIPFEFELTALLGANQIVLEHRFFGPSRPASNNWKHLDIWQGANDMHRIVQALKPLYPQRWLTSGLSKGGMTSVYHRYFFPDDVDATVAYVAPNSFGVDDPRYIHFLQHVGEASCRARIRDLQVDALRRREQLLPVLQQWAEANGVMFEHLGLDKSLEFAVTELPFSFWQYFGPELCAEIPLPGAPVQTVFNFLNEVVPFASGYGDRAFEFYEAYNYQAATELGSYRLPEAHLRGLLRYPGQNTPTSYVSFPITEAFDEDLMFRVGLWVFLKGSRMMFIYGETDPWSAGAFEVRRRNDSFRFYAPGANHSTAELITLPEADRALAVERLSSWMNVSIPPARLETRRDEAARAPSPLRDRRLRL; encoded by the coding sequence ATGCACACATCCAAACCATCCGTCGTGGCCTGGTTCCTCTCCACCGCGCTCCTGCTACAGGCCTGCGGAGCTCCAGACCTGGTGGAAACCCCGGAGCCAGGAGCACAACAACCCCAGACCCCGCTGGCCTTGGAGAGAGGGGCGGACACCTCCGAAGACATCCTCGTCCAGCTCCAGGCCATCCCGGGCCTCACGGTGAGGCGAGAGGCCCCCTCGCCCATTCCCGGCACCCGTTTCTTCCTGCTCTCCTTCCAGCAGCCCGCGGACCACCGGCAACCCGCGGGGGAGCAGTTCCCGTTGCGGCTGTGGCTCCTGCACCGCTCGGTCTCCGCGCCGATGGCCCTGTTGTCCACCGGCTACGGCGGCGTCGGCATCCCTTTCGAGTTCGAGCTCACGGCGCTGCTCGGCGCGAACCAAATCGTGCTGGAGCACCGCTTCTTCGGCCCCTCCCGCCCCGCGTCCAACAACTGGAAGCACCTCGACATCTGGCAAGGCGCCAATGACATGCACCGCATCGTCCAGGCCCTCAAGCCGCTCTACCCCCAGCGCTGGCTCACCTCCGGCCTGAGCAAGGGGGGAATGACCTCCGTCTACCACCGCTACTTCTTCCCCGACGACGTGGACGCCACGGTGGCGTATGTGGCGCCCAACTCCTTTGGGGTGGATGACCCTCGCTACATCCACTTCCTCCAACACGTCGGAGAGGCCTCGTGCCGCGCGAGGATTCGCGACCTCCAGGTGGACGCCCTGCGGCGCCGGGAGCAGCTGCTGCCCGTCTTGCAGCAATGGGCGGAGGCCAACGGGGTGATGTTCGAGCATCTGGGCCTGGACAAGAGCTTGGAGTTCGCCGTCACCGAGCTGCCGTTCTCGTTCTGGCAATACTTCGGCCCGGAGCTGTGCGCGGAGATTCCCCTCCCCGGCGCGCCCGTGCAGACCGTCTTCAACTTCCTCAACGAGGTTGTCCCGTTCGCCAGCGGCTACGGCGACCGCGCCTTCGAGTTCTACGAGGCCTATAACTACCAGGCCGCCACGGAGCTGGGCTCGTATCGGCTCCCCGAAGCACACCTGAGGGGGCTGCTTCGCTACCCGGGCCAGAACACTCCCACCTCCTACGTGTCCTTCCCCATCACCGAGGCGTTCGACGAGGACCTCATGTTCCGCGTGGGGCTCTGGGTCTTTCTCAAGGGAAGCCGGATGATGTTCATCTATGGAGAGACCGACCCCTGGTCCGCGGGAGCGTTCGAGGTCCGCCGTCGCAACGACTCCTTCCGCTTCTACGCGCCCGGCGCCAACCACAGCACGGCCGAACTCATCACGCTCCCCGAAGCGGACCGCGCCCTGGCGGTGGAGCGGCTCTCCTCGTGGATGAACGTGTCCATCCCTCCCGCCCGACTCGAGACACGGAGGGACGAGGCCGCACGCGCGCCCTCCCCGCTCCGGGACAGGCGCCTGCGGCTGTAG
- a CDS encoding HAD-IA family hydrolase: MPPYRLVIFDFDGTLADSFPWFESVFNDVADRFGFARLSPEEFQELRGLSGREIMARTKVPLWRLPAIVNHMRKEKLAAAASTPLFPGVPELLASLKAAGVTVAIISSDTEASVRAVMGPVVESVTHFDCGAALFGKAAKFRRMLKRTHMAPGEALSIGDEIRDIEAAREAGIAAAAVGWGYTLPEALARHAPALMFPSVDVMRAALLP, from the coding sequence ATGCCTCCCTACCGCCTGGTCATCTTCGATTTCGACGGCACGTTGGCCGACTCCTTTCCCTGGTTCGAGTCGGTGTTCAACGACGTGGCGGACCGCTTCGGCTTCGCCCGGCTGTCGCCCGAGGAGTTCCAGGAGCTGCGAGGACTCTCCGGGCGCGAAATCATGGCGCGCACGAAGGTGCCTCTGTGGCGGCTTCCCGCCATCGTCAATCACATGCGCAAGGAGAAGCTGGCGGCGGCGGCCTCGACGCCCCTGTTCCCTGGGGTGCCAGAGCTGCTCGCGTCGCTGAAGGCCGCGGGCGTGACGGTGGCCATCATCAGCTCGGACACCGAGGCGTCGGTGCGCGCTGTGATGGGGCCGGTGGTGGAGTCGGTGACGCACTTCGATTGCGGCGCGGCGCTCTTCGGCAAGGCGGCGAAGTTCCGTCGCATGCTCAAGCGAACCCACATGGCGCCGGGCGAAGCCTTGTCCATCGGTGACGAGATTCGAGACATCGAAGCGGCCCGAGAGGCGGGCATCGCGGCGGCGGCGGTGGGGTGGGGTTACACGCTGCCGGAGGCGCTGGCCCGGCACGCTCCCGCGCTCATGTTCCCGTCCGTGGACGTGATGCGTGCCGCGCTGCTGCCGTGA
- the dinB gene encoding DNA polymerase IV — protein MALAMRAIIHVDMDAFYASVEQRDNPSLKGKPLIVGGHAQRGVVVAASYEVRPFGVRSAMPMARAMKAAPHAIVVKPRFPAYAEASEHVFGIFERYTPLIEPLSLDEAFLDVTASVGLFGAPADIARRIRKDIADELKLPCSAGIATVKFVAKIASDLAKPNGQREVRAEETVAFLAGLPVSRLWGVGPKTEQELQRAGLKTIGDVSTKDVEWLEARLGTSGRHLWELSQGIDVREVVPDRAAKSVGAEDTFEEDLTGVEVLKPHIHAQALRVARRLRRAGVKGRVVQLKLKLADFTLLTRRTTLREVTDDGQALYRAALELLERAHEGKPIRLTGVSVQLDEVPPQLGLFPAASPRTAKLNAALDRIADRFGSKAITTADIAGSDAPADDGHRSERPVDKRRDGH, from the coding sequence GTGGCTCTTGCGATGCGAGCCATCATCCATGTCGACATGGACGCGTTCTATGCGTCCGTGGAGCAGCGGGACAATCCATCCCTCAAGGGCAAACCGCTCATCGTGGGCGGACATGCACAGCGGGGTGTTGTTGTCGCCGCCTCCTACGAAGTGCGCCCCTTCGGCGTGCGCAGTGCCATGCCCATGGCTCGCGCGATGAAGGCCGCGCCCCATGCCATCGTCGTGAAGCCTCGGTTCCCCGCGTACGCGGAGGCCAGCGAGCACGTCTTCGGCATCTTCGAGCGCTACACGCCGCTCATCGAGCCGCTGTCGCTGGATGAAGCCTTCCTGGACGTGACGGCCTCGGTGGGGCTGTTCGGCGCGCCCGCGGACATCGCCCGGCGCATCCGCAAGGACATCGCGGACGAGCTGAAGCTGCCGTGCTCCGCGGGCATCGCCACGGTGAAGTTCGTGGCGAAGATTGCCTCGGACCTGGCCAAGCCCAACGGCCAGCGCGAGGTCCGCGCCGAGGAGACGGTGGCCTTCCTCGCTGGCCTCCCCGTGTCTCGCCTGTGGGGCGTGGGACCCAAGACGGAGCAGGAGCTCCAGCGCGCCGGACTGAAGACCATCGGCGATGTGTCGACGAAGGACGTCGAGTGGCTGGAAGCGCGGCTGGGCACCAGCGGACGACACCTGTGGGAGCTGTCACAGGGCATCGACGTTCGAGAGGTCGTCCCGGACCGCGCGGCCAAGAGCGTGGGCGCCGAGGACACCTTCGAGGAGGACCTCACCGGCGTGGAGGTCCTGAAGCCTCACATCCATGCGCAAGCGCTGCGCGTGGCTCGGCGGCTCCGACGCGCGGGAGTGAAGGGCCGCGTGGTGCAGCTCAAGCTCAAGCTCGCGGACTTCACGCTGCTCACCCGCCGCACCACGCTGCGCGAGGTGACGGATGATGGACAGGCGCTCTACCGCGCCGCGCTGGAGCTGCTGGAGCGGGCGCATGAAGGCAAGCCCATCCGGCTCACGGGCGTGAGCGTGCAGCTCGATGAGGTACCGCCGCAGCTGGGACTCTTTCCCGCGGCGTCTCCGCGAACGGCCAAGCTCAACGCCGCGCTGGACCGCATCGCGGACCGCTTTGGAAGCAAGGCCATCACCACCGCGGATATCGCGGGCAGTGACGCGCCCGCCGACGATGGGCACCGCTCCGAGCGTCCCGTCGACAAGCGCCGCGACGGACACTGA